In one window of Arachis ipaensis cultivar K30076 chromosome B06, Araip1.1, whole genome shotgun sequence DNA:
- the LOC107645704 gene encoding LOW QUALITY PROTEIN: uncharacterized protein LOC107645704 (The sequence of the model RefSeq protein was modified relative to this genomic sequence to represent the inferred CDS: deleted 3 bases in 2 codons): MAFSAVGMATSPASSATMDIRTTKHNGLRRSSSGIELSTRSIMQRSYSDTHLCCAVNPIQATSLQPKQKSNKSMGISPFQFSGSILPNSLRSFLFDPETSKEMNMGEKDHSSHFEESAVECGEDEKINRTNWIERLMEIKKNWRNRIPKEEMDPDMICDNNSNDECDCDEGCVVDYVEDGQEGTYDHDSFTKFLSQVSWSDTKLYSKLAFLCNMAYVIPEIKAKDLRRYYSLQFITSSLEKKAEVEKLKERLDKDSTRIPINDSVASQDGSEKGKDNKERHQIRLAYDIATSAASYVQLRAKDLLSLTAKRQQPQSDILDSNGRENSEGFEAEGFPGLYIRGCSLCCSINNDAVVAACEKEKQEAAKDLQSLHSSPCEWFICDDSNTYTRYFVIQGSDSLASWQANLFFEPTKFEDTDVLVHRGIYEAAKGIYEQFLPEIKAHLKRHGDRAKLQFTGHSLGGSLSLLVHLMLLSRKVVSPSTLRPVVTFGSPFVFCGGHKLLDHLGLDESHIHCVMMHRDIVPRAFSCNYPNHVALVLKRLNSTFRSHPCLIKNKLLYSPLGKIFILQPDERTSPPHPLLPSGSAFYALDSARCGYTPSVLRTFLNQPHPIETLSDPTAYGSEGTILRDHDSSNYLKVVNGVLRQHSKNIVRQMRKQRINELWPLLTTPSPHSWNHEQNLERCNLMTKEIVTGV, encoded by the exons ATGGCCTTTAGTGCAGTTGGCATGGCTACTTCTCCGGCTTCATCTGCCACAATGGACATAAGAACAACAAAGCATAACGGTCTTCGCCGATCAAGTTCCGGCATAGAACTTTCCACACGTTCCATTATGCAGAGGTCTTATTCTGATACCCACCTGTGTTGTGCTGTCAATCCCATACAAGCTACATCTCTGCAGCCAAAGCAAAAGAGCAACAAGTCAATGGGGATCTCGCCATTTCAATTTTCAGGCTCCATTTTACCGAATTCGCTGCGGTCTTTCTTGTTTGATCCGGAAACAAGCAAGGAAATGAATATGGGGGAGAAGGATCACAGCTCACATTTTGAGGAAAGTGCTGTGGAATGTGGTGAAGATGAGAAAATAAACAGGACTAATTGGATAGAGAGGCTTATGGAGATTAAGAAAAATTGGAGAAATAGAATACCAAAAGAGGAGATGGATCCGGATATGATATGTGACAATAATAGTAATGATGAATGTGACTGTGATGAAGGTTGTGTGGTGGATTATGTAGAAGATGGTCAAGAAGGGACTTATGATCACGACTCGTTCACAAAATTTCTGTCTCAAGTGTCATGGTCTGATACCAAATTATACTCTAAGCTTGCTTTCCTATGCAACATGGCTTATGTGATTCCAGAAATCAAG GCTAAGGACTTGAGAAGATACTACAGCCTTCAATTCATAACATCTTCTTTAGAGAAGAAAGCTGAAGTGGAAAAGTTGAAAGAGAGATTGGATAAGGACTCGACTCGCATACCTATCAATGACTCTGTAGCCTCTCAAGATGGatcagaaaaaggaaaagataacaAAGAGAGGCATCAAATCCGGCTTGCTTATGATATTGCTACCTCGGCCGCCTCTTATGTCCAATTGCGCGCTAAGGACCTCTTGTCCCTTACTGCCAAGCGACAGCAGCCGCAGAGTGACATTCTGGATTCTAATGGAAGGGAAAATTCAGAAGGATTTGAGGCGGAAGGC TTCCCGGGCTTATACATCAGAGGTTGCAGCTTATGTTGCAGCATCAACAATGAC GCTGTGGTAGCTGCTTGTGAGAAGGAGAAGCAAGAAGCAGCCAAGGATCTTCAGTCACTTCATTCCTCACCTTGTGAATGGTTTATATGTGATGATTCCAACACTTACACTAGATACTTTGTAATTCAG GGTTCAGACTCGTTGGCATCTTGGCAAGCAAACCTTTTCTTTGAGCCAACCAAATTTGAG GACACAGATGTACTTGTTCATAGAGGAATTTATGAAGCAGCAAAAGGAATATATGAGCAATTTTTGCCAGAAATAAAGGCTCACTTGAAGAGACATGGAGATCGCGCTAAGCTTCAATTCACTGGACATTCCCTTGGGGGAAGTCTCTCTCTTCTGGTTCATTTGATGCTTTTGAGCAGGAAGGTTGTCAGTCCCTCAACTCTTCGACCGGTCGTGACTTTTGGGTCGCCTTTTGTATTCTGTGGAGGCCATAAATTGCTTGATCATCTAGGATTGGATGAGAGCCATATCCATTGTGTAATGATGCATAGAGATATAGTTCCCAGGGCCTTctcatgcaactatcctaaccatGTAGCCCTTGTCCTTAAGCGCCTAAACAGCACGTTTCGCTCGCATCCTTGTCTCATAAAAAAT AAGTTGTTGTACTCACCATTGGGTAAAATATTCATTCTCCAACCTGATGAGAGAACATCTCCTCCTCATCCTTTGCTACCTTCAGGAAGTGCCTTCTATGCCTTGGACAGTGCTAGATGTGGATACACTCCAAGTGTTCTTAGAACTTTTCTCAATCAACCACACCCCATTGAGACACTTAGTGATCCAACAGCATATGGTTCAGAAGGCACAATTCTAAGGGACCATGACTCCAGCAACTACCTCAAAGTTGTCAATGGAGTGTTGAGACAGCATTCGAAGAATATCGTCCGCCAAATGAGGAAGCAGAGGATTAATGAGCTTTGGCCATTGCTGACTACACCATCTCCACACTCATGGAACCATGAACAGAACTTGGAGAGGTGTAATTTGATGACAAAGGAGATAGTGACAGGGGTCTAA
- the LOC107645703 gene encoding uncharacterized protein LOC107645703, whose protein sequence is MQELQSSTHASHDFQSERQPNNHTTDDAVTDSGSASATANDSKKVSRQDIELVQNLIERCLQLYMNKDEVVKTLLTRAKIDPGFTTLVWQKLEEENADFFRAYYIRLKLKKQILMFNHLLEHQYHLMKSSLPAKAPLAPIQNGVHPMSVNNLPMGYPVLQQPPLPAAGQPHLDSMGGSISGHVVNGVPAPSNYHPIRTNSVNGMVMNHSTPDMDMPTAIAPNGARSSISEMPLSPASVASSGHFPFSATDISGMCTDAAALDTAFTSDVASSVGLQLAPDNVNGVSRSLDQIQWNFSLSDLTADLSNLGDLEALGNYPGSPFMQSDSDILLESSDQKDIGIVDEFFVTSEPQGSQSDEERA, encoded by the exons ATGCAAGAATTGCAATCCTCAACACATGCTTCTCACGACTTCCAAAGTGAACGACAACCGAACAATCACACAACTGATGATGCCGTTACGGATTCAGGATCAGCATCTGCTACAGCTAATGATAGCAAGAAAGTTTCACGCCAAGACATTGAGCTT GTTCAGAATTTGATAGAAAGGTGCCTACAATTATATATGAATAAAGATGAAGTTGTGAAAACACTTTTGACCAGAGCAAAGATAGATCCTGGATTTACAACTCTAG TATGGCAGAAGCTGGAAGAAGAGAATGCTGATTTCTTTAGGGCCTATTATATCAGGCTAAAATTGAAAAAGCAAATACTTATGTTCAATCATTTGCTTGAGCATCAATATCATCTGATGAAGTCTTCTTTACCTGCAAAGGCTCCATTGGCTCCTATACAAAATGGAGTCCATCCAATGTCCG TCAACAACCTCCCTATGGGATACCCAGTACTACAGCAGCCTCCCCTTCCTGCAGCTGGCCAACCACATCTTGACTCCATGGGTGGTTCCATATCAGGTCATGTTGTTAATGGAGTCCCTGCACCAAGCAACTACCATCCAATTAGGACAAATTCTGTGAATGG TATGGTGATGAACCACAGTACACCTGATATGGATATGCCTACTGCTATTGCACCGAATGGTGCTAGGTCGTCCATTTCAGAAATGCCACTGAGCCCGGCATCAGTAGCATCCAGTGGCCATTTCCCCTTCTCTGCAACAGACATATCAGGAATGTGCACAGATGCAGCTGCTCTTGATACGGCATTTACATCAGATGTGGCAAGTTCTGTAGGACTGCAACTTGCACCAGATAATGTCAATGGAGTTTCCAGATCTCTAGATCAAATTCAGTGGAATTTTAGCCTATCTGATTTAACAGCAGATTTGTCGAACTTGGGAG ATCTAGAAGCTCTAGGAAACTATCCTGGTTCACCATTTATGCAGTCTGATTCAGATATTCTGCTTGAATCTTCGGATCAAAAGGACATAGGTATTG TGGATGAATTCTTTGTTACTTCTGAGCCCCAAGGCTCTCAGTCAGATGAGGAGAGAGCTTAA